A single genomic interval of Vibrio gallicus harbors:
- a CDS encoding cytochrome c-type biogenesis protein, whose product MKKWLVALAMLFSVSAYAAIEIHQFDTPEQERQFHELNQTLRCPKCQNNSIGDSNAELAIDLRQKVYEMTKEGKSRQEIVDYMVARYGNFVTYQPPFTLGTAILWFGPLLVVLIGFSIMITRTKRNKKQAQQLSSADTERLNSLLNDKDGDSK is encoded by the coding sequence ATGAAAAAATGGTTAGTTGCCTTAGCGATGTTATTTAGTGTTTCTGCATATGCTGCGATAGAAATACATCAATTTGATACCCCAGAGCAAGAGCGCCAATTTCATGAGTTAAACCAAACTCTGCGTTGCCCTAAATGTCAGAATAATAGCATTGGTGACTCCAATGCTGAGCTTGCTATAGACCTGCGTCAAAAGGTCTATGAGATGACCAAAGAAGGCAAATCACGACAAGAAATTGTCGATTATATGGTCGCGCGTTACGGAAACTTTGTGACCTATCAGCCGCCATTTACTTTAGGTACTGCAATCTTGTGGTTTGGACCACTGCTGGTAGTACTGATTGGTTTTAGCATAATGATTACTCGTACCAAACGAAATAAAAAACAAGCTCAACAGCTGAGTTCGGCAGATACAGAGCGACTTAATTCACTGCTAAACGATAAAGACGGAGACAGCAAGTAA
- a CDS encoding DsbE family thiol:disulfide interchange protein, producing MNKKVLFIPLVLFLALATAFAIQLVNNAGGDDPTKLESVLVGKHVPSFVLQDLEDPNLQHDQAIFKGQPLLLNVWATWCPTCRAEHQYLNQLSKQGVKIIGLNYKDDRGKALKWLKELGNPYMTSLYDGSGMFGLDLGVYGAPETFLIDANGIIQYRHVGDVNPRNWQEKLGPMYQQMLDEVKS from the coding sequence ATGAATAAGAAAGTATTATTTATACCTTTGGTGTTGTTTCTGGCATTGGCCACTGCGTTTGCAATCCAGTTGGTCAATAATGCGGGTGGCGATGATCCAACTAAGCTTGAATCGGTATTAGTGGGCAAACATGTGCCTAGCTTTGTACTGCAAGATTTGGAGGATCCAAACTTGCAACACGATCAAGCGATATTTAAGGGGCAGCCACTGTTGCTTAATGTGTGGGCGACCTGGTGTCCTACCTGTCGCGCTGAGCATCAATATCTTAATCAACTGTCGAAGCAGGGGGTAAAGATTATTGGTCTTAACTATAAAGATGATCGTGGTAAAGCGCTAAAGTGGCTCAAAGAGTTGGGTAATCCATATATGACCAGCCTTTATGACGGTAGTGGTATGTTTGGATTAGACCTAGGGGTATACGGCGCGCCTGAGACATTTTTGATCGATGCCAATGGCATTATTCAATATCGTCATGTGGGTGATGTGAACCCGAGAAACTGGCAAGAAAAGCTGGGACCTATGTATCAACAGATGCTTGATGAGGTGAAATCATGA